One uncultured Carboxylicivirga sp. genomic window, ACTAAGATGAATAAAATTACAAGGTTGCCTAATGGCAACCTTTTTTGTTTAAGTGAATTTGATACTAATGCATTTATCGGTATTTGCAGCATTTGACACATGATTTGGATTTCAAGTGGAAGATTAAATGAAATTAGTTTTTTAATTTCTCTAGTTGTAAAGAGTATTAGTATATTTATCTTGATAAATGATAGTGGATTATCTGTAATGTAAGACAACGTAAGCAAGAAAATTATGAACTATATCGAAATCAATAAAAACCTTTGGAATAAAAAAACAGAAATTCATTATGAGTCTGATTTTTATAATGTGAAGTCATTTTTAAAGGGGAGAAGTTCATTAAATCCGGTTGAGCTGAATTTATTAGGAGATGTAAAAGATAAGAAGATATTACATCTTCAATGTCACTTTGGGCAGGATACCCTTTCGTTTGCACGTATAGGAGCGAAGGTGACAGGTGTAGATTTATCAGATAAAGCGATTGAAAAGGCAAGACAGTTAAACGATGCAGTCGGAATGGATGCCATATTTATTCAAAGCGATATTTATCAATTACCCGAAGTACTGGATGAGCAATTTGATATTGTGTTTACTTCATACGGCACTATAGGTTGGCTTCCTGATATGGATCGTTGGGCTAAAGTGATCAATCATTTTTTAAAACCAGGTGGACAATTCCTGCTTGTGGAGTTTCACCCGGTGGTGTGGATGTTTAGTTACGACTTTACAAAAGTTGAGTATAATTATCTTAAATCCGATCCAATAGTAGAAGAGGAAGAAGGAACCTACACGAACAAAGATGCTGATATTAAAGAAACATCTGTTAGCTGGAATCATGGATTGGGAGAGGTGGTAAATGCTTTAATACATGCCGGATTAACAATAGCTGATCTGCAGGAGTATGACTATTCTCCTTACGATTGTTTTCAGAACACAGTTCAAATAGATGATGGAAAATATCAGATAAAAGGTTTAGAAGGTAAACTTCCCTTGTTGTACTCTGTGTTAGCAGAAAAGAGTCAGTAAATTTTAAACTTGTCCATATCTTAAAGAAGGTTGACCTCTATATTATTAGTCAATAGTTAAGTTAGTTTATTAAACGAACATGAGTGCCATAACCCAATCTGAATACAAGCTTTTATACGATTTTCTTAGCTTCTCAGCCCCTGTATCGGAAGAACTTTTTCTGATGTTGAGAAAAGCTTTCAAAAAGAAATCCTATAAAAAAGGTGATTCTATTTTACGTGAAGGAGACATAGAAACCCGATCAAAATTGGTAATGAGTGGGGTGGTTCATCAGTATATTTTTGAAGATGACGAACCTGTTACCATCAATATTACTCCCAAAGGTTTGGCGTTTAATTGTATTAAGAGTTATGTCGAAGGTTCCCCTTCTATCGAAATTCATGAAGCAATAACTGATGTAGAGTTATTGTATATTGAGAAAGATGAGTTGGAAGAAATGGCAAAACAAAGTCAGGAACTTAGCTATTTATTGTATAAAATTTATGAAACCATCCTGGCTGATCGAGAAAATCGCACATTGATGCTTCAATATCGGAATCCAACTAAAAGATATCAGTTGTTTCATGAGATTGTTGAACGGGCTCATTGGATATTGGGAGATACACCAGATAAATATATTGCCAGTTATTTAAATATGACTCCACAGCAATACAGTAAAGAAAAACGTATGGCAGCAAAGAAGTTATCCTGAGATAACTTTCCTTTTAGGTGAATGTGTTTGTTTTGATCCATCAAATTAAGATAAGCATGTTTAAGTATACCTTTTTACTTTTATTGATCAGCCTGTTTGTTATTGAGGGTAAATCCCAGAAATCAAAAACTGATATTCAAACCCTATTGTCAAAGCGTCATGGTGCGACTGATAGAAGTGATGTCTTAAAAAGTAACAATGTAAAAGAGTATATATTAGATAGTCTGGTTGAATTCAATTATAACGAGAACTCTCAGCAATGGGATAGATCATTCATCAAAGAATCTTTCACATATGATCATGACCAGGAAACTTTATGGATTTATTCATCGTGGGATGCGGGAGAAAATGCCTGGAGTGAACTAATGAAAGAAGAGATGAGCTACGATCACGAAGGTAATCTTTCAGGTTTTGTTACTTATGTAAAAGGTGTTGATAATGAATGGCATGAATTTATCAAAGAAGATTACCGATATAATTCAAAGAATAAGCTCAAACAAACCAACCGCTTTGCATGGAAGTATAGCAGTAAACAATGGATAGAAACAGAGCAAGTTTATTGTAGTTATGATGATGAGGGAAAATTGCTGAAAGATAGTGTACTGCAATGGAGTTCAGATTCAGAAGAATGGGAGAAATCTTCGAAGAATGATTATACCTATATCCATACAGGTCTTCCTCATTATATTTATCATTCAGTTTATAATAAAGAATTAGCTGAATGGGAACAGGATGAATATGTTTGGTATTTATATAGTCACAGCTATTGGCAATTGCTCTCAAAAACAGTGTATCAAAAGTATGGCGAGGAATGGAAACGACATAGAATGGAATCATATATTAGAGGAGAAAGAGGCGATATAAATGGCAATAACTCTGTAGTCTGGGATTATTCGAATGAACAACCTTATTTTGATTTTAAGAAATCGGTATTTGAATATGATTATGATATCACTTCTGATGCTGTTCTTTTTCCTTATTATTTCAGCAATTCAGAATCGTTATACTATCATCATAAAATAGTTGATAATAATCTGTATAAGAAGAAAGAAGGAGGTACTGAAATGGAGCAATACCGAAAAATAAAATATTATTATTCGGATACCAATAGTTCTACTGATCTAAATGAGACTGAAAATATTGATTTTAAGATATATCCTAATCCAGCAAGTGATTATATAACCATAGAATGTGAAGAATCTATTCACACATATCAATTTGAGATCTATAATCTGGCAGGAAAGAAAATATTGTATAGAAATTTGTCTTCAGGTTATGAAAGAATAGATGTGAGTCAACTTACTAAAGGAATTTATTTCTATTTGATATATTCTGATTTTAAAAGACAATCTGGCAAACTATTAATGAACTAAAGACACATATAATTTGATGTGGTTGTTGTCTTTGCTAATTTTGTCTTCATATGCAATTAGTTCCCCAAATAATTACGACACATCAACGGATTCTGGTTGGTAAAAAGCTACAGATGAGCTTGACTAACTATAAAATTAGTGAGCTTTGGCGAAGTTTTTTGCCTCACAAAAAGGAGGTTCAGAATCGTTTGAATAATGATTTGATTTCATTTACGGTCTATGATTCCAACTATTTCAAGGCATTTGATCCTGAGAAAAATTTTATAAAATGTGCAGCAATGGAAGTTCTAAGTGTGGATGAAGTGCCTGAAGGTTTGGAAGTTATGGTTATACCGGAAGGAATGTATGCTGTATTCAATTATAAAGGATCTGCTTCAGATCATTCTGTCTTTCAATATATACTTGGATCGTGGTTGCCTGCTTCAAAATATATTCTGGATGACCGACCTCATTTTGAGGTTTTGGGTGAAAAATACAGTAATACTGCTCCTGATTCTGAGGAAGAAATATGGATACCCATTAAAGAGTAATCTTAATTAATTGTTTCAATTTGACAGGTTTTATGGTCATTATTTTTAGTCTATAAAACTATTTGTTAGATTTCAGGGTTATTTTTTATTGAAACAATAAATCTAACCTATGAAATTCCTAAAAAAATTACTTTATACACTATTAAGCATAGTTCTTGTTGTTTGGTTTGCATCTTTAGTTATCTTACAATTAGAAAAAAATCAATCGGCATACCTGAAGATCGAAAATCATCCTGATTTAGAGGTAAATTCATATATCATATCCAATGTAAATATTATTCCGATGACTGCAGATACTGTTTTGGAAAATATGACAGTATGGGTAGATGAAGGAGTTATTAAAGAAATGAGCAATACAAAATTATCAGTTGAAGTTCCTATAATTGATGGGAAAGGTGGTTATTTAACGCCTGGACTGATAGATATGCATGTTCATCTTTGGGATCGCTTCGAATTAGGGCTATATCTGGCTAATGGTGTAACAACAATCAGAAGTTTACTTGGAATGCCATTTCATTTGGAGGTTAAAGAACAATTGCAAAAGAGTGAGATTATAGGTCCGGAGTTTTATACTTCATCTCCACAATTTTCAGGGCCAGAAGATGGTGATATCTTTCATAAACAAGTGAATACTCCTGAAGAAGCTGCACAATTAGTTATAAAATATAAAGAGGTTGGATACGATTATATAAAAACATACAATCTTTTACCAAAACATTTATTTGATGCAGTTCTTGATCAAGCTACTTTGTCTGGAATACCAGTAATTGCACATCCCAGTTTCTTAGTCGATTATAAATATCATTTCGATGATAGAATCAGTACTGTTGAACATACCGAAGATATTTATCAGCAAGCATTAAACTATCAGTACGATCGCGAAAAGTTGCAGGAGATAGTTAATG contains:
- a CDS encoding GyrI-like domain-containing protein, whose translation is MQLVPQIITTHQRILVGKKLQMSLTNYKISELWRSFLPHKKEVQNRLNNDLISFTVYDSNYFKAFDPEKNFIKCAAMEVLSVDEVPEGLEVMVIPEGMYAVFNYKGSASDHSVFQYILGSWLPASKYILDDRPHFEVLGEKYSNTAPDSEEEIWIPIKE
- a CDS encoding amidohydrolase family protein; protein product: MKFLKKLLYTLLSIVLVVWFASLVILQLEKNQSAYLKIENHPDLEVNSYIISNVNIIPMTADTVLENMTVWVDEGVIKEMSNTKLSVEVPIIDGKGGYLTPGLIDMHVHLWDRFELGLYLANGVTTIRSLLGMPFHLEVKEQLQKSEIIGPEFYTSSPQFSGPEDGDIFHKQVNTPEEAAQLVIKYKEVGYDYIKTYNLLPKHLFDAVLDQATLSGIPVIAHPSFLVDYKYHFDDRISTVEHTEDIYQQALNYQYDREKLQEIVNGYARSGQTHCPTITVFYNLTEIYNKGEAYLQSEQVAYLNSFVEDVGGDYKRHMAIRLSDSTSVQRINEQQQFHMEILQKLHQAGVNIVAGTDAGIVNTAAGFSIHQELGFYVQAGMSNYEALKTATINPSKVYEEYSNFGTIDLGKHANLILTEDNPLKDLSTLKNPRWVMIKGRKIENDLMQQFKDKAANRKNYLATMIKAISYVLWGK
- a CDS encoding class I SAM-dependent methyltransferase; protein product: MNYIEINKNLWNKKTEIHYESDFYNVKSFLKGRSSLNPVELNLLGDVKDKKILHLQCHFGQDTLSFARIGAKVTGVDLSDKAIEKARQLNDAVGMDAIFIQSDIYQLPEVLDEQFDIVFTSYGTIGWLPDMDRWAKVINHFLKPGGQFLLVEFHPVVWMFSYDFTKVEYNYLKSDPIVEEEEGTYTNKDADIKETSVSWNHGLGEVVNALIHAGLTIADLQEYDYSPYDCFQNTVQIDDGKYQIKGLEGKLPLLYSVLAEKSQ
- a CDS encoding cyclic nucleotide-binding domain-containing protein, with the translated sequence MSAITQSEYKLLYDFLSFSAPVSEELFLMLRKAFKKKSYKKGDSILREGDIETRSKLVMSGVVHQYIFEDDEPVTINITPKGLAFNCIKSYVEGSPSIEIHEAITDVELLYIEKDELEEMAKQSQELSYLLYKIYETILADRENRTLMLQYRNPTKRYQLFHEIVERAHWILGDTPDKYIASYLNMTPQQYSKEKRMAAKKLS
- a CDS encoding T9SS type A sorting domain-containing protein; this encodes MFKYTFLLLLISLFVIEGKSQKSKTDIQTLLSKRHGATDRSDVLKSNNVKEYILDSLVEFNYNENSQQWDRSFIKESFTYDHDQETLWIYSSWDAGENAWSELMKEEMSYDHEGNLSGFVTYVKGVDNEWHEFIKEDYRYNSKNKLKQTNRFAWKYSSKQWIETEQVYCSYDDEGKLLKDSVLQWSSDSEEWEKSSKNDYTYIHTGLPHYIYHSVYNKELAEWEQDEYVWYLYSHSYWQLLSKTVYQKYGEEWKRHRMESYIRGERGDINGNNSVVWDYSNEQPYFDFKKSVFEYDYDITSDAVLFPYYFSNSESLYYHHKIVDNNLYKKKEGGTEMEQYRKIKYYYSDTNSSTDLNETENIDFKIYPNPASDYITIECEESIHTYQFEIYNLAGKKILYRNLSSGYERIDVSQLTKGIYFYLIYSDFKRQSGKLLMN